AGAGATGGACTAGTGCACAGgtatttatttaattctttctAAAAGCTATATGGAATATGCTGCAATAATCTATAAATTGCTAAATTTTCTGCtatctttcaaaaaataaaaaaggcggAATGATTatgtaaaaagaaaacaaaatgatataaaaattctctttgtaatcaattaaaaaaaatggcagATGCAACATTAAGGATGTACATAATGTTTATTTGTAATAAATAGTAAAATTAGATATCTAtcaatctatctatatatattaaacaaataggagagagaaagctCTCTCCTCCCCAAAATTAGGAAGAATGAAGGAAAGATCATAAAAAAAACATGGTTTCCCTAAGTGCCACATCATACCTCTCCTGCTCCTCCTCTTTTCTACTTAAACTGAAACTATTAAATAAACACTATTCTTAATTATTTGATATAAACAAAAGGAATAAGTGCCCCTTCCACTTATCAATGTAGTATCTTCCAAATATAAAGAGttaccttcctttctttcaGCCAAccatttctccctttttttaagaaatactaTGCGCAATGGATATGCCATATTCGAACCAAAAATTGCATAAGAAATATTCTATTCATATGCTATTACATGGCATTAGATCATAATTTGACAAGCATCGGTAACCAAGAATCATGCTTTTTCCACATTTTTGCTAATTTCTATAATTTTCCCAGGAAAATACAAATTATCATGAAAATTATAATACGCTAAAGTAATGCCATAGATCATATTTCAGTCCTAAAGTTAATAAATCAAGAACTGTTATATTATGTATGTTAACTTAAATATGTTTCGTGCTTTATCTACAGTTAAACGATCTTCTTCGAATAATTCGTCAATAAGGGCTTGCGCCAACAAAATCCTACCTAATGAAGAGATAGTTAGAGAGGGGACAAAACCCTATACTTTTCATTATAGAATCTATTTATACCAAGCATTCTTCTTATGGCTAGATCCAATCTCCTGATCCTGTGGAAAGGAACCCCAGCCCATTCCCTCCCATTTCGGGCGGAACAGATCTACTAATTATCAATCTGAgccatatataatttttatatttttttgaaaatcatatGGACCatgtttatttaaaaaataattagaaaacgTAGACGCAGCACCAAGTCGCGCGTGCTCCCCATGTACTTGACTCGGTTGCAGCCTCTGGAGAATTCTTGAACCCTTTAATcggaagaagaaggtatagggAGAGCAAGGCCCAACGATGACGAGCATCATCGCCGCTGCTGCCTCCTCCAGCGACCGCTCCGGCCAAGGAAGCAGAACGAGCATCAGCGCTGCATCCTCCTCCTTTGAGGACGAGTTTGTCAACGTCCACGACCAGGACGTTACTTTTCCTCCTAAATCTAACTGAACTTGCCGGAAACATGGCCAATGTCCAAGTTATGTCAGTTAGTATTGGGCAACTTATTAATCAAACGTGGATACGTTTAACTCAACAAAGATTGCTTTACCGCAACAAGCAAGGCAATCTAAAGTAGTATATCATAGTATCTAATGTTGCTTTTGATAAATATTATTTACTTATTTTGTCAGCACTCAGCAATCAAGTAGGTATTCGTTCATCAGGGGCAGAACAAGATAGCATCGTAACGACAAACTAGAGAAAAACCCCGCAGTTTCTGAATtcaaaaaacagaaaagaagaaaggaagaaacgcAGGAGAGAAGGGATCATTCCGCCTGAACTCACCAGCCTGCCGCCATCGACGAGAATGGAGTCGCAGAGGCGGAAATAGAGTTCCCTCGTCGAAGAGAACTCGACCGGATCAACGGCCCGCGACAGGATCGACTGGTAATCGGACGGCAGGAACCGCTCCCACACAGCGTCGGAACTCGCCGCGGAGCGGAAGGCGGCAGAGACGAGCGCCGCCCGGCACGAATCGCGAGGCGTCGTGAGGGAGAGCACGTGCGAGATGCAGTCCTCCGGCAACCTGCCGATGTGCCCGCTGCCTTCGGACTCCTCTCCTCGCCCCGCCATTGATTGCTGTTTGGCTTTCAGAGGGAACAAGCTTCAGTTTACAGGGGAAGGAATGGAAGAGGAGAGGCCTTGGATAGAGGCTAGAGATTACCGATCATTGACTTCGACAAAGACTCGAGGAACTGGGGATTGACTTCAGAGGGAACAAGCTTTAGAGGGAAGGAATGGAGGCGGAGAGGCCTAGGAAAGATGGATTGAGACTCCAGGTGATGGTCTTTCAAGGAACTGGGGCCCAATGCGGTGCTCATCCCACGCGGCACGAAGGGATTGATGTGATGCAGGGGAGTTGGTCGAGCTTAGTCTCGAGTTGGCTACTTGCAGAAAAATCATTGTTGCTCCGGCCGGCTGCTGAATGACCAAGAACAGTCTCGGATCCCGCCTTACCATTCTACAGCATCCGATCGCTGAAACAATTTTATAAAATAcctataaaaatttttaaaaatattattttatatttttcaatatatcttaaaaataaaatatcaaaatataaacaaattaaaaattatttagaaaTGCTGGAAATAATAGAGTAATTATCTAGTGAATGTTTGGTTTAGTAATAGCAATAACTgtttgaaactaaagaaaatgtggCTCGAGGGACTTGCTCAAGCCCATCATTATACATCACTTATGATGCGGCTTACCAATTGAGTGCGAGGAAGCTAGTTCAATCAAGTTGGAGTCTAATTTTGGGTCCCGAAACAACTGATGCCAAGAATATTTTAgccttaaaataattaaatgatcatgtgatGGGCAGTCGACACTACTTTGTTTCTCTAAAAGAATAATAGGATCACATTGGATTGGTATGGTAACCTAATGGAtccaattaaaaatttttaaagccGAAGAGATGTGAGTGCAAATTGATCAAAGTAGAGAAGGTgtttgaataattttttttatatatttaaactTCTATACTCTTGTATTTCTGGTATCTTAATGCGCAAACCTGGAGGGTTATGCTTTTGGAGTCACTACGTCAAAATTCCAAGAGTAACTAAAAAGCTTCGTATTATCATGTTGAAGATCAATATAATAGTTAAAGCCAGTACTTTCCTCTTTTGGAAATGGACAAAAGTTGAAGCCATCGGATTATTTAcattcaaatttattcaaaactCCAACATGTAAATTGTCCATAAGACCACCATAAAGAGTTTTGGTAGCTACTAACATGATCCAGCATGCATCTGAAGCAACAGCaaacagttttttcaaggtaTGAAGCAGTAGAAGACAATAGCAACAGCAtccaattaagtcaaatttgGGGCCTTACTTCGAGGCCCTGGATGATGAGCCCACTCTTCCAATGCCCTGCATTCACCTCCGACAATCTCATTTCCACATCACCGTCATCCCCCTCATCATTGTAGAACTCTCCCAACTCGATCTCCATCCACCCATCATTCCTCAAGCGCTGTTGCCGCTGCTGCTGGCGCCGCCGGCCTTCCTCCTGGTCGTCGTCATCgtcgtcatcatcatcatcactgTCGTCATCATCTTGCAAACAGATATCGGTCTCCAAGGCATAATCTCCTAGCTTCACTGATGCCAACTGTCGAGGGGGACCAAGTCCATATGACTTAGAGGCCAATTTGAAGACGAGATAAGCAGCATAGGTTGTTCTGGGAGAGAGTAGTCGACAGTCAATCCTGCCGCTCATAAACAACCAGCAAACAGTATTGCGATGATAATATGAACCACATGCCAAGCAAAGCAATCTTCCACGTTGAATAAAGTATTGCGATGATAATATGAACCACATCCAGTAGTATTTGAGGCAATTTAAACATCAAACTATGTTATATTTGAGAAAAGCCATGCTGAAAAAGGAAGCATTACCAGTTCAAGCGAGCAAGTTGCTACTTGTTCAAGGCATCTATTGGAGGGCAAAAACATGAAAGGATATAGAAAAATTATGATAAGAATCTTTATACTTTTAAATTGCTTGTAAAAAAAACTCGACTAAAGCCCCAGTTTAAAATATGTAAATCCTGATCCCTGGTTCAATTAGCTCATCAAGTCACTCAGCAGCTTGGTCAGCTCCATCCAAAGCTTGAGCTAAAAGAGTTAAGCTGTGGTTTGGTTACATCCAGTTGTAAACGtagaaggagaggagagagagagagttgtagAGGGAGAGGAACGAGAGCCGTAGGGAGAGAATGATGTATTCTTTTATCCACTTACAAACAGTGCCATAGCCTATCTTTTATAGTTGAAGGTGGCAATATACAACTCATATACAGCTCATGTATACAGCTCATATACGGCTTATATACATCTAAC
The sequence above is drawn from the Phoenix dactylifera cultivar Barhee BC4 unplaced genomic scaffold, palm_55x_up_171113_PBpolish2nd_filt_p 000057F, whole genome shotgun sequence genome and encodes:
- the LOC120104643 gene encoding putative F-box protein PP2-B8, with protein sequence MLCDSKTVDSPLKMNVKLLPTDVNLISKFMHALCSTHYATVILWIDCRLLSPRTTYAAYLVFKLASKSYGLGPPRQLASVKLGDYALETDICLQDDDDSDDDDDDDDDDQEEGRRRQQQRQQRLRNDGWMEIELGEFYNDEGDDGDVEMRLSEVNAGHWKSGLIIQGLEVRPQI